The Streptomyces tendae genome has a window encoding:
- the gap gene encoding type I glyceraldehyde-3-phosphate dehydrogenase has product MTIRVGINGFGRIGRNYFRALLEQGADIEIVAVNDLGDTATTAHLLKYDTILGRLKQEVSHTEDTITVGDKTIKVLSERNPADIPWGELGVDIVIESTGIFTKKEDAGKHIIGGAKKVIISAPAKGEDITLVMGVNHEQYDAANHHVISNASCTTNCVAPMAKVLDENFGIVKGLMTTVHAYTNDQRILDFPHKDLRRARAAAENIIPTTTGAAKATALVLPQLKGKLDGIAMRVPVPTGSVTDLVVELSREVTKEEVNAAFQKAAEGELKGYLEYTEDAIVSSDIVNAPASCTFDSSLTMVQDGKSVKVIGWYDNEWGYSNRLVDLTVFVGNQL; this is encoded by the coding sequence GTGACGATCCGCGTAGGCATCAACGGGTTTGGCCGCATCGGTCGGAACTACTTCCGCGCACTGCTGGAGCAGGGCGCCGACATCGAGATCGTGGCCGTCAACGACCTGGGCGACACGGCGACCACCGCGCACCTGCTGAAGTACGACACCATCCTGGGCCGTCTCAAGCAGGAGGTCTCGCACACCGAGGACACCATCACCGTCGGTGACAAGACGATCAAGGTGCTCTCCGAGCGCAACCCCGCCGACATCCCCTGGGGCGAGCTGGGTGTCGACATCGTCATCGAGTCGACCGGCATCTTCACCAAGAAGGAAGACGCCGGGAAGCACATCATCGGCGGCGCCAAGAAGGTCATCATCTCCGCCCCGGCGAAGGGCGAGGACATCACCCTCGTCATGGGCGTGAACCACGAGCAGTACGACGCGGCGAACCACCACGTCATCTCCAACGCCTCCTGCACCACCAACTGTGTGGCGCCGATGGCGAAGGTCCTCGACGAGAACTTCGGCATCGTCAAGGGCCTGATGACGACGGTGCACGCGTACACGAACGACCAGCGCATCCTGGACTTCCCGCACAAGGACCTGCGCCGCGCCCGTGCCGCCGCCGAGAACATCATCCCGACCACCACCGGTGCCGCGAAGGCCACCGCACTGGTGCTGCCGCAGCTCAAGGGCAAGCTGGACGGCATCGCGATGCGCGTGCCGGTGCCCACCGGCTCCGTCACCGATCTGGTGGTCGAGCTCTCCCGCGAGGTCACCAAGGAAGAGGTCAACGCCGCCTTCCAGAAGGCCGCGGAGGGCGAGCTGAAGGGCTACCTGGAGTACACGGAGGACGCGATCGTCTCCTCCGACATCGTCAACGCCCCGGCGTCCTGCACCTTCGACTCGTCCCTGACCATGGTCCAGGACGGCAAGAGCGTGAAGGTCATCGGCTGGTACGACAACGAGTGGGGCTACAGCAACCGCCTCGTCGACCTCACGGTCTTCGTGGGCAACCAGCTCTGA
- a CDS encoding LacI family DNA-binding transcriptional regulator, producing the protein MATMADVARSAGVSIATVSHVLNGTRPVLPHTRQAVLDAVEELGYTPNTLARSLVTARTRSIGLAVSAISNPYFTEILQGVEAAALEQGYSLLIADPHDDPVHERKVVQLLHERRVDGMIVAPSPEPRELLAYLGRHRVPTVFLDRLVDPPGDGAPPLYDQVGAESTEPTARLVTHLAGLGHRRIGLVAGLPGLSTTTERITGYRHGLAAAGLPFDERILVHGHSEAAGAERATAALLDLGSRPTALVTANNAMTIGALRALRAHGLSVPEDIALCCFDDFAWADLFSPRLTAVAQPSRDIGARAVRMLLDRLANPDRPTRTERLPCTFVHRTSCGCPDGQEHFGDPAGSASAGPAAHPAAPKPHQERNPS; encoded by the coding sequence ATGGCAACCATGGCGGATGTGGCGCGCAGCGCCGGAGTCTCCATCGCGACCGTCTCGCACGTGCTGAACGGCACCCGCCCGGTGCTCCCCCACACCCGCCAGGCCGTCCTGGACGCCGTGGAGGAACTCGGCTACACCCCCAACACCCTGGCCCGCTCCCTGGTCACGGCCCGGACCCGGTCGATCGGTCTGGCGGTCTCGGCGATCAGCAACCCCTACTTCACGGAGATCCTGCAGGGCGTCGAGGCGGCGGCCCTGGAGCAGGGGTACAGCCTCCTCATCGCCGATCCGCACGACGACCCGGTGCACGAGCGCAAGGTCGTCCAGCTACTGCACGAGCGCCGGGTGGACGGCATGATCGTCGCGCCCTCCCCCGAACCCCGCGAGCTCCTCGCGTACCTGGGCCGGCACCGTGTACCGACCGTCTTCCTGGACCGGCTGGTCGACCCACCCGGTGACGGCGCACCGCCCCTCTACGACCAGGTCGGCGCCGAGAGCACGGAGCCGACGGCCCGCCTGGTCACCCATCTCGCCGGTCTCGGACACCGCCGTATCGGTCTGGTGGCCGGTCTGCCCGGGCTCAGTACGACCACCGAGCGGATCACCGGCTACCGGCACGGACTCGCGGCTGCGGGGCTGCCGTTCGACGAGCGGATCCTGGTGCACGGCCACTCGGAGGCCGCCGGGGCCGAACGCGCCACGGCCGCACTGCTGGACCTCGGCTCGCGCCCCACCGCGCTGGTCACCGCCAACAACGCCATGACGATCGGCGCGCTGCGCGCCCTGCGCGCCCACGGCCTGTCCGTGCCCGAGGACATCGCCCTGTGCTGTTTCGACGACTTCGCCTGGGCGGACCTCTTCTCCCCCCGCCTCACGGCCGTGGCCCAGCCGAGCCGGGACATCGGCGCCCGGGCCGTACGGATGCTGCTGGACCGCCTCGCGAACCCGGACCGGCCGACCCGCACCGAACGTCTCCCGTGCACCTTCGTGCACCGCACCTCCTGCGGCTGTCCGGACGGTCAGGAACACTTTGGCGACCCGGCCGGCTCCGCCTCCGCCGGCCCTGCCGCGCACCCAGCCGCCCCCAAGCCCCACCAGGAAAGGAACCCGTCGTGA
- the rapZ gene encoding RNase adapter RapZ — protein MTEHETGPAGRRDGAAQQAGGATARAGAPQDNGAQVKTGKENGGVPEVGIPELVIISGMSGAGRSTAAKCLEDLGWFVVDNLPPALIPTMVELGARSQGNVARIAVVVDVRGRRFFDNLRESLADLDARGVTRRTVFLESSDDALVRRFESVRRPHPLQGDGRIVDGIAAERELLRELRGDADLVIDTSGLNVHELRAKMHAQFAGEEEPELRATVMSFGFKYGLPVDADLVVDMRFLPNPHWIPELRPYTGLNEEVASYVFNQPGAKEFLDRYAELLRMVAAGYRREGKRYVTIAVGCTGGKHRSVAMSEKLAARLAAEGVETVVVHRDMGRE, from the coding sequence ATGACCGAGCACGAGACAGGGCCCGCCGGGCGGCGGGACGGTGCGGCACAGCAGGCCGGCGGGGCCACGGCCCGCGCCGGCGCCCCGCAGGACAACGGAGCACAGGTGAAGACGGGCAAGGAAAACGGCGGGGTGCCCGAGGTGGGCATCCCCGAGCTGGTGATCATCTCCGGCATGTCCGGAGCCGGGCGGTCGACGGCCGCCAAGTGTCTGGAGGACCTCGGCTGGTTCGTCGTCGACAACCTGCCGCCCGCGCTGATCCCCACCATGGTGGAGCTCGGCGCGCGCTCCCAGGGCAACGTGGCCCGGATCGCGGTCGTCGTCGACGTCCGTGGCCGGCGCTTCTTCGACAACCTGCGCGAGTCCCTCGCCGACCTCGACGCGCGCGGTGTCACCCGGCGCACCGTCTTCCTGGAGTCCTCCGACGACGCCCTGGTGCGCCGCTTCGAATCGGTGCGCCGCCCCCACCCGCTCCAGGGCGACGGCCGGATCGTCGACGGCATCGCCGCGGAGCGGGAGCTGCTGCGCGAGCTGCGCGGCGACGCCGACCTGGTGATCGACACCTCCGGCCTCAACGTGCACGAGCTGCGCGCCAAGATGCACGCGCAGTTCGCCGGTGAGGAGGAGCCCGAGCTGCGGGCCACCGTCATGTCCTTCGGCTTCAAGTACGGCCTCCCGGTCGACGCCGACCTGGTGGTGGACATGCGGTTCCTGCCCAACCCGCACTGGATCCCCGAGCTGCGCCCCTACACCGGCCTCAACGAGGAGGTGGCGTCGTACGTCTTCAACCAGCCCGGCGCCAAGGAGTTCCTCGACCGGTACGCGGAGCTGCTGCGCATGGTCGCCGCGGGCTACCGTCGTGAGGGCAAGCGCTACGTGACCATCGCGGTCGGCTGCACGGGCGGCAAGCACCGCTCGGTCGCCATGTCGGAGAAGCTCGCCGCCCGGCTCGCCGCCGAGGGCGTGGAGACGGTGGTCGTCCACCGGGACATGGGACGGGAATGA
- the whiA gene encoding DNA-binding protein WhiA: MAMTAAVKDEISRLPVTRTCCRKAEVSAILRFAGGLHLVSGRIVIEAELDTAMAARRLKRDILEIFGHSSELIVMAPGGLRRGSRYVVRVVAGGDQLARQTGLVDGRGRPIRGLPPQVVSGATCDAEAAWRGAFLAHGSLTEPGRSSSLEVTCPGPEAALALVGAARRLHIAAKAREVRGVDRVVVRDGDAIGALLTRLGAHESVLAWEERRMRREVRATANRLANFDDANLRRSARAAVAAGARVQRALEILADDVPEHLAAAGRLRMEHKQASLEELGALADPPLTKDAVAGRIRRLLAMADKRASDLGIPGTEANLSEELDDKIGV, translated from the coding sequence ATGGCGATGACGGCAGCGGTGAAGGACGAGATCAGCCGGCTACCCGTCACCCGTACCTGCTGCAGGAAGGCGGAGGTCTCCGCCATTCTGCGGTTCGCCGGCGGCCTCCACCTGGTCAGCGGGCGCATCGTGATCGAGGCGGAGCTGGACACCGCGATGGCCGCCCGGCGGCTCAAGCGGGACATCCTGGAGATCTTCGGCCACAGCTCCGAACTGATCGTGATGGCGCCGGGCGGACTGCGCCGCGGCTCTCGCTACGTGGTGCGCGTGGTCGCGGGCGGTGACCAGCTGGCCCGTCAGACCGGCCTGGTGGACGGGCGGGGCCGCCCGATCCGCGGCCTGCCCCCGCAGGTGGTCTCGGGGGCCACCTGTGACGCCGAGGCGGCCTGGCGGGGTGCCTTCCTGGCACACGGCTCCCTCACCGAGCCGGGCCGCTCCTCCTCCCTGGAGGTGACCTGCCCCGGTCCCGAGGCCGCGCTCGCCCTGGTGGGCGCCGCCCGCAGGCTGCACATCGCGGCCAAGGCGCGCGAGGTGCGCGGCGTCGACCGGGTGGTCGTCCGGGACGGCGACGCGATCGGCGCGCTGCTCACCCGGCTGGGCGCGCACGAGTCGGTGCTGGCCTGGGAGGAGCGCCGGATGCGCCGCGAGGTGCGGGCGACGGCGAACCGGCTCGCCAACTTCGACGACGCCAACCTGCGCCGCTCCGCCCGTGCGGCGGTCGCGGCGGGTGCCCGGGTCCAGCGGGCCCTGGAGATCCTCGCGGACGACGTCCCCGAGCACCTCGCCGCCGCCGGCCGGCTGCGGATGGAGCACAAGCAGGCCTCCCTGGAGGAGCTGGGCGCGCTCGCCGACCCGCCGCTCACCAAGGACGCGGTCGCGGGCCGTATCCGCCGACTGCTGGCGATGGCCGACAAGCGCGCCTCGGACCTCGGCATTCCCGGCACGGAGGCCAACCTCAGCGAGGAGCTGGACGACAAGATCGGCGTCTGA
- a CDS encoding M14 family metallopeptidase, producing MRHRARSILAVGTLLICGASFAPIAQAQPARPAAGDPDEVKVYRADVTQRQVPLLLAAGQDGHELGERVPDRGTAAVEVYLTEGQAEKLEEQGVDLTEHTLSAGAEKRVAAAAEGVFRPWSGKGGLKEEMLRTAQRHSDLTKVVSIGKTVRGQDILALKLTRHARKSKDGSKPAVLYMSNQHAREWITPEMTRRLMHHYLDGYRTDKRIKKIVDSTELWFVLSANPDGYDHTFADDANRLWRKNLRDVNGDGVISTGDGVDLNRNFPYKWGYDDEGSSPNPTSQTYRGASPGSEPETKAIDAFQKRIGFTYGINYHSAAELLLYGVGWQVATPTPDDVLYEALAGTPDNSAIPGYHPQLSSELYTTNGEADGHAANVNGMAMFTPEMSTCQTASEVDPDDEWNPRDCRSGFTFPDDEKLIQQEFAKNVPFALSVAETAAHPDRPSSAVGLEAPDFTPAAFTTSYARGGDQEVSVVARKSVRDKQLRYRVNGGRTHTVDLRPWRGGERYGGEDNLYFDEYRAKVRHGEPGDRVEVWFTGKARGGKKAAATSFTYTVAQRPRADVLVVSEEGAKATQAQAYVDALRANRRTAAVWDVAERGAPDALGVLSHFRTVLHHTGAGAPGVATQLQLRAFLNEGGRLIEAGEQAGGSVDLGDGVLSDDFSQYYLGAYTRTATAGATAFTGAGPLAGTGGPLGDTPGNPLDRAGNYGLTSDELSPGTYPQFASTGAGSFPGTVNPYGPYAGSSMAAAVHTDDGYKRLTRTVDLTGVTAAERPTLRTRLLWDTEPGYDNVIVEARTAGGDDWTTLPETGGATRTTVPSECAAGFYVDGHPWLEHYLTLSDDGCAATGSSGAWNSLTGSSGGWQQVEFDLSAYAGRTAEVSLAYVTDPGSGGRGVLADEASLVVGGTATETEGFETSLGAWRASGPPPGSPAVLKDWTRTGELFRTYAAVTTDDTVLLGFGLEHLTSAADRAALVKKALAALRG from the coding sequence ATGAGACACAGAGCGAGATCGATCCTCGCTGTCGGCACGCTCCTGATCTGCGGAGCGAGCTTCGCACCCATCGCCCAGGCGCAACCCGCACGGCCCGCGGCCGGTGACCCCGACGAGGTCAAGGTCTATCGCGCCGACGTCACCCAGAGGCAGGTACCCCTGCTGCTGGCGGCGGGGCAGGACGGCCACGAACTCGGCGAGCGGGTGCCCGACCGGGGCACGGCCGCCGTCGAGGTGTACCTCACCGAGGGACAGGCCGAGAAGCTCGAGGAACAGGGCGTCGACCTCACCGAGCACACGCTCTCCGCCGGGGCGGAGAAGCGCGTGGCGGCCGCGGCCGAAGGCGTCTTCCGCCCGTGGAGCGGCAAGGGCGGCCTCAAGGAGGAGATGCTGCGCACCGCACAGCGCCACTCCGACCTCACCAAGGTCGTCTCCATCGGCAAGACGGTGCGGGGGCAGGACATCCTCGCCCTGAAGCTCACCAGGCACGCCCGCAAGAGCAAGGACGGCTCGAAGCCGGCCGTCCTCTACATGTCCAACCAGCACGCCCGCGAGTGGATCACGCCGGAGATGACCCGCCGGCTGATGCACCACTACCTGGACGGGTACCGGACGGACAAGCGGATCAAGAAGATCGTCGACTCCACCGAACTGTGGTTCGTCCTGTCCGCCAACCCCGACGGCTACGACCACACCTTCGCCGACGACGCCAACCGGCTGTGGCGCAAGAACCTGCGGGACGTCAACGGCGACGGCGTGATCAGCACCGGCGACGGCGTCGACCTCAACCGGAACTTCCCCTACAAGTGGGGCTACGACGACGAGGGCTCCTCGCCCAACCCCACCAGCCAGACCTACCGGGGCGCCTCCCCGGGGTCCGAGCCCGAGACCAAGGCGATCGACGCCTTCCAGAAGCGCATCGGCTTCACCTACGGCATCAACTACCACTCCGCCGCCGAGCTCCTCCTCTACGGGGTCGGCTGGCAGGTGGCCACGCCGACACCCGACGACGTGCTGTACGAGGCCCTGGCTGGCACGCCGGACAACTCGGCGATCCCCGGGTACCACCCGCAGCTCTCCTCCGAGCTCTACACCACCAACGGCGAGGCCGACGGGCACGCGGCCAACGTCAACGGCATGGCGATGTTCACCCCTGAGATGTCGACCTGCCAGACCGCGTCCGAGGTCGACCCCGACGACGAGTGGAACCCGCGTGACTGCCGCTCCGGCTTCACCTTCCCCGACGACGAGAAGCTGATCCAGCAGGAGTTCGCCAAGAACGTGCCCTTCGCGCTCTCCGTCGCCGAGACCGCCGCCCACCCCGACCGGCCGTCCTCCGCGGTCGGCCTGGAGGCTCCGGACTTCACCCCGGCGGCCTTCACGACCTCGTACGCGCGCGGCGGTGACCAGGAGGTCTCCGTGGTGGCGCGCAAGTCCGTGCGGGACAAGCAGCTCCGGTACCGCGTCAACGGCGGGCGTACCCACACCGTGGACCTCAGGCCCTGGCGGGGCGGCGAGCGGTACGGCGGCGAGGACAACCTCTACTTCGACGAGTACCGCGCGAAGGTGCGGCACGGCGAGCCCGGCGACCGGGTCGAGGTGTGGTTCACCGGCAAGGCCCGCGGCGGCAAGAAGGCCGCCGCCACGTCCTTCACGTACACCGTGGCGCAGCGGCCCCGGGCGGACGTCCTCGTCGTCTCCGAGGAGGGCGCGAAGGCCACGCAGGCGCAGGCGTACGTCGACGCGCTCCGCGCGAACCGGCGGACCGCCGCGGTCTGGGACGTCGCCGAACGGGGCGCCCCGGACGCCCTCGGCGTGCTGAGCCACTTCCGCACGGTGTTGCACCACACCGGCGCGGGCGCTCCGGGCGTCGCCACCCAGCTCCAGCTGCGTGCCTTCCTCAACGAGGGCGGCCGGCTGATCGAGGCGGGCGAGCAGGCCGGCGGCAGCGTCGACCTGGGCGACGGCGTCCTGTCCGACGACTTCAGCCAGTACTACCTGGGCGCCTACACCCGCACCGCCACCGCGGGGGCCACCGCGTTCACCGGCGCCGGACCCCTCGCGGGCACCGGCGGGCCGCTCGGCGACACGCCCGGCAACCCGCTGGACCGGGCCGGCAATTACGGCCTCACCTCCGACGAGCTGTCCCCCGGGACGTACCCGCAGTTCGCGAGCACCGGGGCCGGCTCCTTCCCCGGCACGGTCAACCCGTACGGGCCCTACGCCGGATCCTCCATGGCGGCCGCGGTGCACACCGACGACGGCTACAAGCGCCTCACCCGTACCGTCGACCTCACCGGTGTCACCGCCGCCGAGCGGCCCACGCTGCGCACCCGCCTGCTGTGGGACACCGAGCCGGGTTACGACAACGTGATCGTCGAGGCGCGCACGGCGGGCGGCGACGACTGGACGACCCTGCCCGAGACCGGCGGCGCGACCCGCACCACCGTGCCGTCCGAGTGCGCGGCCGGGTTCTACGTCGACGGGCACCCCTGGCTGGAGCACTATCTCACGCTGAGTGACGACGGCTGCGCCGCGACCGGCTCCTCCGGGGCCTGGAACAGCCTCACCGGTTCCTCCGGAGGCTGGCAGCAGGTCGAGTTCGACCTGAGCGCCTACGCCGGGCGGACCGCCGAGGTGTCACTCGCCTACGTCACCGACCCGGGCAGCGGTGGCCGGGGCGTCCTCGCCGACGAGGCCTCCCTGGTCGTCGGCGGCACCGCCACCGAGACCGAGGGCTTCGAGACGTCCCTGGGCGCCTGGCGGGCCTCCGGGCCGCCCCCGGGCAGCCCGGCCGTCCTGAAGGACTGGACCCGCACCGGGGAGCTCTTCCGGACGTACGCGGCGGTCACCACGGACGACACCGTGCTGCTGGGATTCGGCCTGGAGCACCTCACGTCCGCGGCCGACCGGGCGGCCCTGGTCAAGAAGGCACTGGCCGCTCTGCGCGGGTGA
- a CDS encoding Rieske (2Fe-2S) protein, which yields MSARPAATRRTVLRGAALTPVVGLGLTACGGGDDRSAPLAGPVELGPESEVAAGDAKLYRDHNVVVSRGEDGAFKAYNTVCTHAGCPINKLDGTRLVCPCHGSEFDVTTGKVLREPAVAPLKPLAVEVKNGTLVAKPQA from the coding sequence ATGTCCGCCCGACCCGCCGCGACCCGCCGGACCGTCCTGCGAGGCGCGGCCCTCACCCCCGTCGTCGGACTGGGCCTCACCGCGTGCGGGGGCGGTGACGACAGGTCCGCCCCGCTGGCCGGGCCCGTGGAGCTGGGGCCCGAGAGCGAGGTCGCCGCGGGCGACGCCAAGCTGTACCGGGACCACAACGTGGTCGTCAGCCGGGGCGAGGACGGGGCCTTCAAGGCGTACAACACCGTGTGCACGCACGCGGGTTGTCCCATCAACAAGCTGGACGGGACCAGGCTGGTCTGCCCGTGTCACGGCAGCGAGTTCGACGTCACCACCGGGAAGGTGCTGCGTGAGCCGGCTGTGGCGCCCCTGAAGCCGCTGGCCGTCGAGGTCAAGAACGGCACGCTCGTCGCCAAGCCGCAGGCCTGA
- the uvrC gene encoding excinuclease ABC subunit UvrC, with product MADPSSYRPRPGEIPDSPGVYRFRDEHRRVIYVGKAKSLRQRLANYFQDLAGLHPRTRSMVTTAASVEWTVVSTEVEALQLEYSWIKEFDPRFNVKYRDDKSYPYLAVTMNEDFPRVQVMRGHKKKGVRYFGPYAHAWAIRDTVDLMLRVFPVRTCSAGVFKNAARTGRPCLLGYIGKCSAPCVERITAEDHRELAEEFCDFMAGRTGTYLRRLERQMAEAAEDMEYERAARLRDDIGALKKAMEKNAVVLADATDADLIAVAEDELEAAVQIFHVRGGRVRGQRGWVTDKVEDVTTGALVEHALQQLYGEETGDGVPREVLVPALPDPVEPVQEWLTGRRGSNVSLRVPQRGDKKALMETVERNAQQALVLHKTKRASDLTTRSRALEEISDALELDSAPLRIECYDISHLQGDDVVASMVVFEDGLARKSEYRRFQIKGFAGQDDVRSMHEVITRRFRRYLAEKERTGEWADGDEPGVEPGAQADPGSASAGLAEPPASTLTEDDGRPKRFAYPPQLVVVDGGAPQVAAAQRALDELGIDDIAVCGLAKRLEEVWLPGDDDPVVLPRTSEGLYLLQRIRDEAHRFAITYQRAKRAKRFRSSPLDDVPGLGDTRKQALIKHFGSLKRLRSATIEQICDVPGIGRKTAETIVAALAQAVPGGPAVNTATGEIMDDTEEPGQQTGSPGEPVSTGAPDERRGQER from the coding sequence ATGGCCGACCCCTCCAGCTACCGCCCCAGACCGGGTGAGATCCCCGACTCGCCGGGGGTCTACCGGTTCCGCGACGAGCACCGCCGGGTGATCTATGTCGGGAAGGCGAAGAGCCTGCGCCAGCGCCTGGCGAACTACTTCCAGGACCTGGCCGGGCTGCACCCGCGCACCCGCTCGATGGTCACCACGGCCGCGTCCGTGGAGTGGACGGTGGTCTCGACGGAGGTCGAGGCGCTCCAGCTGGAGTACTCCTGGATCAAGGAGTTCGACCCCCGGTTCAACGTCAAGTACCGCGACGACAAGAGCTACCCGTACCTCGCGGTCACGATGAACGAGGACTTCCCGCGCGTGCAGGTGATGCGCGGTCACAAGAAGAAGGGCGTGCGCTACTTCGGTCCGTACGCGCACGCGTGGGCGATCCGCGACACCGTGGACCTCATGCTGCGCGTGTTCCCGGTGCGCACCTGCTCCGCCGGGGTGTTCAAGAACGCCGCCCGCACCGGCCGCCCCTGCCTGCTCGGCTACATCGGCAAGTGCTCGGCGCCCTGCGTGGAGCGGATCACCGCCGAGGACCACCGGGAACTGGCCGAGGAGTTCTGCGACTTCATGGCCGGGCGCACCGGCACCTACCTGCGCCGTCTGGAGAGGCAGATGGCGGAGGCGGCCGAGGACATGGAGTACGAGCGGGCCGCGCGCCTGCGCGACGACATCGGCGCCCTGAAGAAGGCCATGGAGAAGAACGCGGTGGTGCTGGCGGACGCCACCGACGCCGACCTGATCGCGGTCGCGGAGGACGAGCTGGAGGCGGCCGTCCAGATCTTCCACGTGCGCGGCGGGCGGGTGCGCGGCCAGCGCGGCTGGGTCACGGACAAGGTCGAGGACGTCACCACCGGCGCCCTGGTGGAGCACGCCCTGCAGCAGCTGTACGGCGAGGAGACCGGTGACGGGGTCCCGCGCGAGGTGCTGGTCCCCGCCCTCCCGGACCCGGTGGAGCCGGTGCAGGAGTGGCTGACCGGGCGGCGCGGGTCGAACGTCTCCCTGCGCGTCCCGCAGCGCGGGGACAAGAAGGCCCTGATGGAGACCGTCGAGCGCAACGCCCAGCAGGCGCTCGTGCTGCACAAGACCAAACGCGCCTCCGACCTCACCACGCGTTCGCGCGCCCTGGAGGAGATCAGCGACGCCCTGGAGCTGGACAGCGCACCGCTGCGGATCGAGTGCTACGACATCTCGCATCTCCAGGGCGACGACGTGGTGGCCTCCATGGTCGTCTTCGAGGACGGACTGGCCCGCAAGAGCGAGTACCGCCGCTTCCAGATCAAGGGCTTCGCCGGCCAGGACGACGTGCGGTCCATGCACGAGGTGATCACCCGCCGCTTCCGCCGCTACCTGGCGGAGAAGGAGCGGACGGGGGAGTGGGCCGACGGCGACGAACCGGGCGTCGAGCCCGGGGCACAGGCGGACCCGGGGTCGGCCTCCGCGGGCCTCGCCGAGCCGCCCGCCAGCACCCTCACCGAGGACGACGGGCGTCCCAAGCGGTTCGCGTACCCGCCGCAGCTCGTCGTGGTCGACGGCGGCGCGCCGCAGGTCGCGGCGGCCCAGCGGGCGCTGGACGAGCTGGGCATCGACGACATCGCCGTGTGCGGCCTCGCCAAGCGGCTGGAGGAGGTGTGGCTGCCCGGCGACGACGACCCGGTGGTGCTGCCCCGCACCAGCGAGGGCCTCTACCTGCTGCAGCGCATCCGTGACGAGGCGCACCGCTTCGCCATCACCTACCAGCGTGCCAAGCGCGCCAAGCGCTTCCGCTCCAGCCCTCTGGACGACGTCCCCGGCCTCGGCGACACCCGCAAGCAGGCGTTGATCAAGCACTTCGGTTCGTTGAAGAGGCTGCGGTCGGCGACAATCGAGCAGATCTGTGACGTTCCGGGCATAGGCCGCAAGACGGCCGAGACGATCGTCGCGGCTCTCGCCCAGGCGGTGCCCGGCGGACCCGCCGTGAACACGGCGACGGGCGAGATCATGGATGACACGGAAGAACCCGGACAGCAGACGGGTTCTCCGGGGGAGCCCGTGTCCACGGGTGCCCCGGACGAACGACGGGGGCAGGAGCGATGA
- a CDS encoding gluconeogenesis factor YvcK family protein: MTRRTPRLSRLRRAVPEGRAARPAETRGGRPRRRGTQPKVVALGGGMGLSASLAALRRITGDLTAVVTVADDGGSSGRLRDELGVLPPGDLRKALAALCGDDDWGQTWARVIQHRFQSKGDLHEHAVGNLLIVALWEQLGDHVQALDLVGRLLGAHGRVLPMSAVPLELQALVKGHDPERPDDTDTVRGQATVALTPGEVQSVHLVPNDPPAVPEAVAAVLDADWVVLGPGSWFSSVIPHLLVPELLDALVETKARRVLSLNLAPQPGETEGFSPQRHLEVLGRHAPKLALDVVLADEAAVPDRDLLTDAAKRFGAAVELAPVARTDGSPRHDPELLAAAYDRIFRMHGRIGPWR; this comes from the coding sequence ATGACACGACGGACTCCGCGGCTGAGCCGGCTGCGCAGAGCGGTCCCCGAGGGCCGCGCCGCCCGGCCGGCCGAGACGCGCGGCGGACGCCCGCGCCGCAGGGGGACCCAGCCCAAGGTCGTCGCCCTCGGCGGCGGCATGGGCCTGTCCGCCTCGCTCGCCGCCCTGCGCCGGATCACCGGCGACCTCACGGCCGTGGTCACCGTCGCCGACGACGGCGGCTCCAGCGGCCGGCTGCGGGACGAGCTGGGCGTGCTGCCCCCGGGTGACCTGCGCAAAGCGCTGGCCGCGCTGTGCGGGGACGACGACTGGGGGCAGACCTGGGCCCGTGTCATCCAGCACCGTTTCCAGTCCAAGGGCGACCTGCACGAGCACGCGGTCGGCAATCTGCTGATCGTCGCCCTGTGGGAGCAGCTCGGCGACCACGTCCAGGCACTGGACCTGGTGGGCCGGCTGCTCGGCGCGCACGGACGGGTGCTGCCCATGTCCGCCGTGCCGCTGGAGCTGCAGGCCCTGGTCAAGGGGCACGACCCCGAGCGCCCCGACGACACCGACACGGTCCGCGGCCAGGCCACCGTGGCCCTCACCCCCGGTGAGGTGCAGTCCGTGCACCTCGTGCCGAACGACCCGCCCGCCGTGCCCGAGGCGGTCGCCGCGGTGCTGGACGCCGACTGGGTGGTGCTCGGACCCGGCTCCTGGTTCTCCTCGGTGATTCCGCATCTGCTGGTCCCCGAGCTGCTGGACGCCCTCGTCGAGACGAAGGCGCGCCGGGTACTCTCGCTGAACCTCGCCCCGCAGCCCGGAGAAACCGAGGGCTTCTCCCCGCAGCGTCATTTGGAGGTTTTGGGGCGACACGCCCCTAAACTCGCCCTGGACGTGGTGCTGGCCGACGAGGCCGCCGTGCCCGACCGCGACTTGCTGACCGATGCCGCCAAGCGGTTCGGTGCCGCGGTCGAGCTGGCCCCCGTGGCCCGGACCGACGGAAGCCCCCGGCACGACCCGGAGCTGTTGGCCGCCGCGTACGACCGTATTTTTCGGATGCATGGAAGGATCGGCCCATGGCGATGA